Proteins encoded in a region of the Salipiger sp. CCB-MM3 genome:
- the glgX gene encoding glycogen debranching protein GlgX encodes MSDPVILAGSATPLGATFDGDGVNFAIFSAHAESVTLCLFDAEGNETHRLPLPERDGDVWHGRVPGLTPGQQYGYRVDGPFQPKQGHRFNPHKLLLDPYTRRITGHPVWNDALNGGTESRNTTDSAPYMPKGVVEDPSFDWGGHSSPETRLAKSVIYEAHVKGLTQQFPGAEPAGKFLGIASDPVLEHLTSLGITAIELLPVQAFLNDRFLVEKGLKNYWGYQTLGFFAPDPRYLEQGALWEFQHMVARLHAAGIEVILDVVYNHTCEGDEFGPTLSFRGLDNLSYYRLPEDRRHYINDTGTGNTLNLDHPMVLRMVMDSLRYWAGTMGVDGFRFDLCSTLGRTPTGFDRNSAFFKALRQDPILASKKLIAEPWDIGPGGYQLGAYPPPFSEWNDQYRDGVRRFWRGDLGHVPVMADRITGSAGLFDHSGRNATASVNLLTAHDGFTLMDTVSYNEKHNEANGEHNRDGHGENYSDNMGVEGPTDDAAILAARAQRRRNMMATLLLSQGTPMILAGDEIGNSQGGNNNAYAQDNETGWITWGEKDDEFLAFTRKLIAFRKAHPIVRQRRYLHSIPRRVDGVPDLFWWRPDGQEMGRADWTNGHLHVLCAEFRMASGTPLYKQREEAIYLAFNAGDAVDLTLPDPGEDFLWVRHLDTADPTAEPATVSGTVTLAANSVLALVEEPR; translated from the coding sequence ATGAGCGATCCGGTGATCCTTGCGGGGAGTGCCACCCCGCTGGGCGCGACGTTCGACGGTGACGGCGTTAATTTTGCGATCTTCTCGGCGCATGCCGAATCCGTCACCCTGTGTCTGTTCGATGCGGAGGGCAATGAGACCCACCGCCTGCCCCTGCCCGAGCGCGACGGCGATGTCTGGCACGGGCGCGTGCCCGGCCTCACACCGGGACAGCAATATGGCTACCGCGTCGACGGGCCGTTCCAGCCCAAACAGGGCCACCGCTTCAATCCGCATAAGCTGCTGCTCGACCCCTACACCCGGCGCATCACCGGCCATCCGGTCTGGAACGATGCGCTGAACGGCGGCACCGAAAGCCGCAACACCACCGACAGCGCGCCCTATATGCCCAAAGGCGTGGTCGAGGATCCCAGCTTTGACTGGGGCGGCCACAGCTCGCCCGAGACCCGCCTTGCCAAAAGCGTGATCTACGAGGCGCATGTGAAGGGCCTCACCCAACAGTTCCCCGGCGCAGAGCCTGCGGGAAAATTTCTCGGCATCGCGTCGGACCCGGTGCTGGAGCATCTGACCAGCCTTGGCATCACCGCAATCGAACTCCTTCCGGTGCAGGCCTTTCTCAACGACCGCTTTCTGGTGGAAAAGGGTCTCAAGAACTACTGGGGCTACCAGACCCTTGGCTTTTTCGCCCCAGACCCGCGCTATCTCGAACAGGGCGCGCTGTGGGAGTTCCAGCATATGGTCGCCCGGCTGCATGCCGCCGGGATCGAGGTGATCCTCGACGTGGTCTACAACCACACCTGCGAGGGCGACGAGTTCGGTCCCACGCTGTCGTTCCGCGGTCTCGACAATCTCAGCTACTACCGTCTGCCCGAGGACCGGCGCCACTACATCAACGACACCGGCACCGGCAATACGCTCAACCTCGATCACCCGATGGTGCTGCGCATGGTGATGGACAGCCTGCGCTATTGGGCGGGCACCATGGGCGTCGACGGCTTCCGCTTTGACCTTTGCTCTACGCTGGGGCGCACACCCACCGGCTTCGACCGCAACTCCGCCTTCTTCAAGGCGCTGCGGCAGGACCCTATTCTGGCCAGCAAGAAACTCATCGCCGAGCCTTGGGACATCGGGCCGGGTGGCTATCAGCTTGGTGCCTACCCGCCGCCCTTCAGCGAGTGGAACGACCAGTACCGCGACGGCGTGCGCCGTTTCTGGCGCGGCGATCTGGGGCATGTGCCAGTGATGGCCGACCGGATCACCGGCTCGGCGGGGCTGTTCGATCATTCCGGGCGCAATGCCACCGCCTCGGTGAACCTGCTGACCGCCCACGACGGCTTCACCCTGATGGACACGGTCTCTTACAACGAAAAGCACAACGAGGCGAACGGCGAGCACAACCGCGACGGCCACGGCGAGAATTACTCGGACAATATGGGCGTCGAAGGGCCGACCGACGATGCGGCGATCCTCGCGGCGCGGGCACAGCGGCGGCGCAACATGATGGCGACGCTGCTGCTCAGCCAAGGCACGCCGATGATCCTTGCCGGTGACGAGATCGGCAATTCGCAGGGCGGCAACAACAACGCCTATGCGCAGGACAATGAAACCGGCTGGATCACTTGGGGCGAAAAGGATGACGAGTTCCTCGCCTTCACCCGCAAGCTCATCGCCTTCCGCAAGGCGCATCCGATCGTTCGGCAACGGCGCTATCTGCACTCCATTCCCCGCCGCGTCGACGGTGTGCCCGATCTTTTCTGGTGGCGACCGGACGGGCAGGAGATGGGCCGCGCTGACTGGACCAACGGGCACCTGCATGTGCTCTGCGCCGAGTTTCGCATGGCCTCGGGCACGCCGCTCTACAAGCAGCGCGAAGAGGCGATCTATCTTGCCTTCAACGCTGGCGACGCGGTGGATCTGACCCTGCCCGATCCGGGCGAGGATTTCCTCTGGGTGCGCCATCTCGACACCGCGGATCCCACCGCCGAGCCTGCGACGGTCTCGGGGACGGTGACGCTCGCGGCAAACTCCGTTCTGGCACTGGTGGAGGAGCCGCGATGA
- the glgA gene encoding glycogen synthase GlgA, whose protein sequence is MTRVLSVASECVPLIKTGGLADVVGALPAALAVHGVDMRVLIPGYPQVMAKLPTQEAVADYDDLFGGPARVLKAPLGDQTLYVLEAPHLYDRDGGPYMDKGGNDWRDNPERFAALSSVAAMIGADGIDEWRPEVLHCHDWQAGFAPLYLRELGAAGRVSTLMTIHNIAFQGMASAARIGTLGLPRTGFHQRGYEFWDSVSALKAGLVYADKLSTVSPTYAGELMTKEFGMGLDGVLRERQADLVGILNGIDETIWTPPYKTIAQKAKHKAALRKELGLPDNWPGPLCVVISRLTEQKGLDILLQALPALLDRGGQLALLGSGNPGLEEAFQRKAQKHPGVAVHIGYDEGLAQRLIAGGDAILVPSRFEPCGLTQLYGLRYGTLPLVALTGGLADTVINASPAGLAAGCATGVQFHPVTAQALAQALMKLITLYQDKETWTRMMTNAMASPVSWTHSAAKYAALYQDMVKAKSP, encoded by the coding sequence ATGACTCGTGTCCTGTCTGTCGCCTCGGAATGTGTGCCGCTGATCAAGACCGGAGGGCTCGCCGATGTGGTCGGCGCCCTGCCCGCGGCGCTTGCAGTTCACGGGGTCGACATGCGGGTGCTGATCCCCGGCTATCCTCAGGTGATGGCCAAGCTGCCGACGCAAGAGGCGGTGGCCGACTACGACGATCTCTTTGGAGGTCCGGCGCGGGTGCTGAAGGCACCGCTGGGGGATCAGACCCTCTATGTGCTCGAAGCCCCGCATCTCTATGACCGCGACGGCGGGCCCTATATGGACAAGGGCGGCAACGACTGGCGCGACAACCCCGAACGGTTTGCCGCGCTCAGTTCGGTCGCGGCGATGATCGGTGCCGACGGCATCGACGAGTGGCGTCCCGAGGTGCTGCATTGTCACGATTGGCAGGCCGGTTTCGCCCCGCTCTACCTGCGCGAGCTGGGCGCGGCGGGCCGGGTCTCCACGCTGATGACCATCCACAACATCGCCTTCCAAGGCATGGCCTCGGCGGCGCGCATCGGCACGCTCGGCCTGCCGCGCACCGGCTTTCACCAGCGCGGCTATGAGTTCTGGGACAGCGTGTCGGCGCTCAAGGCCGGGCTGGTCTATGCCGACAAGCTGTCGACCGTCTCGCCCACCTATGCGGGCGAGTTGATGACCAAGGAATTCGGCATGGGGCTCGACGGCGTGCTGCGCGAGCGGCAGGCGGATCTGGTCGGCATCCTCAACGGCATCGACGAGACCATCTGGACCCCGCCCTATAAGACCATCGCGCAGAAGGCCAAGCACAAGGCCGCGCTGCGCAAAGAACTTGGCCTGCCTGACAATTGGCCCGGTCCGCTCTGCGTGGTGATCTCGCGGCTGACCGAGCAGAAGGGGCTCGACATCCTGCTGCAAGCCCTGCCCGCGCTGCTTGATCGCGGCGGCCAGCTGGCGCTTTTGGGCTCGGGCAATCCGGGGCTTGAAGAGGCCTTCCAGCGCAAGGCGCAGAAACACCCCGGCGTGGCGGTGCACATCGGCTATGACGAGGGGCTGGCGCAGCGCCTTATCGCGGGCGGCGATGCGATCCTCGTGCCGTCGCGCTTCGAGCCCTGCGGCCTGACCCAGCTTTACGGGCTGCGCTACGGCACGCTGCCGCTGGTGGCGCTCACCGGCGGTCTGGCGGACACGGTGATCAACGCATCGCCTGCTGGATTGGCAGCGGGATGTGCCACAGGCGTACAATTCCACCCGGTGACCGCACAGGCACTGGCCCAAGCGCTGATGAAGCTTATAACTCTGTACCAGGACAAGGAAACCTGGACCCGCATGATGACCAACGCCATGGCCTCGCCAGTCAGCTGGACCCATTCGGCCGCAAAATACGCGGCGCTTTATCAGGATATGGTGAAGGCCAAGAGCCCATGA
- the glgC gene encoding glucose-1-phosphate adenylyltransferase — MAFVLAGGRGSRLHELTNFRVKPAVYFGGKARIIDFALSNALNSGIRKIALATQYKSHSLIRHCQRGWNFFRAERNEFLDILPASQRYNEQTWYRGTVDAVAQNIDIIDSYDIDHIVILAGDHIYKMDYEEMLQQHVDSQAEVTVGCLTVDRNEASAFGCMAVNESDRITSFLEKPKDPPGLPDDPEKTLVSMGIYVFSWKYLRGKLMEDLGSESSTHDFGNDMIPEIVASGGAQAHRFEDSCVRNAGKPAYWRDVGTIDAFWRANIDLTNFDPDLDLWDTDWPVWTYAEVLPPAKFIHDEEDRRGSAVSSLIAGGCIVSGTEIRESLLFTNVHTNSYASLEQVVLLPNVYVSRHARLSKAVVNRGVHIPEGLVVGEDPEEDAKWFRVTASGVTLITQGMLDRREAAK; from the coding sequence ATGGCGTTCGTCCTCGCGGGCGGACGCGGATCGCGCCTGCATGAGCTGACGAATTTTCGAGTGAAACCAGCCGTCTATTTTGGCGGCAAGGCGCGGATCATCGATTTCGCGCTGTCCAATGCGCTCAATTCCGGCATCCGCAAGATCGCGCTCGCGACACAGTACAAGTCGCACAGCCTGATCCGCCACTGCCAGCGTGGCTGGAACTTCTTCCGCGCCGAGCGCAACGAGTTTCTCGACATCCTGCCCGCCTCGCAGCGGTACAACGAACAGACGTGGTATCGCGGCACGGTCGACGCGGTGGCGCAGAACATCGACATCATCGACAGCTACGACATCGACCATATCGTCATCCTCGCAGGCGACCACATCTACAAGATGGACTACGAGGAAATGCTGCAGCAGCACGTCGACAGTCAGGCCGAGGTGACGGTGGGCTGTCTGACCGTGGACCGCAATGAGGCCAGCGCCTTTGGCTGTATGGCGGTGAACGAAAGCGACCGGATCACCTCGTTTCTGGAAAAACCGAAAGACCCGCCGGGCCTGCCCGACGATCCCGAAAAGACGCTGGTCAGCATGGGGATCTATGTCTTCAGCTGGAAATACCTGCGCGGCAAGCTGATGGAGGATCTGGGCTCGGAAAGCTCGACCCATGATTTCGGCAACGACATGATCCCCGAGATCGTCGCCTCGGGCGGCGCGCAGGCGCATCGCTTCGAGGACAGCTGCGTGCGCAATGCGGGCAAGCCCGCCTATTGGCGCGACGTGGGCACCATCGACGCCTTCTGGCGCGCCAATATCGACCTGACCAACTTTGACCCCGATCTCGACCTCTGGGACACCGACTGGCCGGTCTGGACCTACGCCGAGGTTCTGCCCCCCGCCAAGTTCATCCACGACGAGGAAGACCGGCGCGGATCCGCGGTCAGTTCGCTGATCGCGGGCGGCTGCATCGTCTCGGGCACCGAGATCCGCGAGTCGCTTTTGTTCACGAACGTGCACACGAATTCATATGCTTCGCTCGAACAGGTGGTGCTTTTGCCCAATGTTTACGTCTCGAGGCATGCACGGCTGAGCAAGGCGGTGGTCAATCGTGGGGTGCATATTCCCGAAGGGCTTGTGGTCGGCGAAGATCCGGAGGAAGACGCTAAGTGGTTCCGTGTTACCGCTTCGGGGGTGACACTGATCACGCAAGGAATGCTCGACCGAAGGGAAGCCGCAAAATGA
- the glgB gene encoding 1,4-alpha-glucan branching protein GlgB, whose translation MTSASHPPDSALLRLLRGQHDDPFAVLGPHEVDGARYVTAYDPGADSMWAVVKGVSHPLLPTDVPGFFRGAVPGDLPYRLRGEGHGDEGPFSFEKEDPYRFGPVLGEIDEYLLGEGSHLRLWEALGAHVMEHEGIQGTHFAVWAPNAKRVSVVGDFNWWDGLRHPMRRRGATGVWEIFLPEIGDGAFYRYEIVGPDGTVQPRKADPIGFGSEHPPANASIVRDISGYGWSDEDWIETRAEAHKRSAPISIYEVHLGSWRRKDWGRPISYIEAAQELVDYVAEMGFTHIELMPVSEYPFDGSWGYQPIGMFAPTIRHGLPHEFRDLVNAAHRAGIGVILDWVPGHFPTDAHGLGRFDGTALYEHADPKEGFHHDWNTLIYNYGRAEVSNYLTANALYWLDEYHADGLRVDAVASMLYRDYSRPAGEWVPNKDGGRENYEAIAMLRRMNTETYGQHPGILTVAEESTAYPGVSSPVDQGGLGFGFKWNMGWMNDTLEYIHKDPIYRSHHHHQMTFGLVYAFSENFILPISHDEVVHGKGSMLGKMPGNGWEKFANLRAYYGFMWGHPGKKLLFMGQEFAQAHEWNHDAEIDWPCLGDPQHAGMQRLVRDLNHLYRDTPALHAKDCEPEGFAWIAGGDTGNSVLSWIRRGRADEPEVAVICNFSNAEQQAYRIGLPDTGVWREALNTDAEIYGGGNRGNFGRVVADDEPSHGYPASAELFLPPLSAIFLVREET comes from the coding sequence ATGACCAGCGCTTCGCATCCCCCCGACTCCGCGCTGCTGCGCCTGCTTCGCGGGCAGCATGACGATCCCTTTGCCGTGCTCGGCCCACATGAGGTGGACGGGGCGAGGTATGTGACAGCCTATGATCCCGGTGCCGACAGCATGTGGGCCGTGGTCAAAGGCGTCAGCCACCCGCTCCTGCCCACCGATGTACCCGGCTTCTTCCGCGGTGCGGTGCCCGGCGATCTGCCCTACCGGCTGCGCGGCGAGGGCCATGGCGACGAGGGGCCGTTCTCTTTCGAGAAGGAAGACCCCTATCGCTTTGGCCCGGTGCTGGGCGAGATCGACGAATACCTGCTTGGCGAAGGCAGCCACCTGCGGCTGTGGGAGGCGCTTGGCGCGCATGTGATGGAACATGAGGGCATCCAAGGCACGCATTTCGCGGTCTGGGCGCCCAATGCCAAACGCGTTTCGGTGGTGGGCGATTTCAACTGGTGGGACGGGCTGCGCCACCCGATGCGGCGGCGCGGGGCCACCGGCGTGTGGGAGATTTTCCTGCCCGAGATTGGCGATGGTGCCTTCTACCGCTACGAGATCGTCGGCCCCGACGGCACCGTGCAGCCGCGCAAGGCTGATCCCATCGGCTTCGGCTCAGAGCACCCGCCCGCCAATGCCTCGATCGTGCGCGACATCTCGGGCTACGGCTGGTCTGATGAGGACTGGATCGAAACCCGCGCCGAAGCGCATAAGCGCAGCGCGCCGATCTCGATCTACGAGGTGCATCTGGGCTCGTGGCGGCGCAAGGACTGGGGGCGTCCGATCTCTTACATCGAGGCGGCGCAGGAACTGGTGGATTACGTCGCCGAGATGGGCTTCACCCATATCGAACTGATGCCGGTCAGCGAGTACCCCTTCGATGGCTCATGGGGCTATCAGCCCATCGGCATGTTCGCGCCGACCATCCGCCACGGGTTGCCGCATGAGTTCCGCGATCTGGTCAACGCCGCGCACCGCGCCGGGATCGGCGTGATCCTCGACTGGGTGCCCGGCCACTTCCCGACCGATGCGCATGGGCTTGGCCGGTTCGACGGCACCGCGCTCTACGAGCATGCAGACCCCAAGGAAGGCTTCCACCACGACTGGAACACGCTGATCTACAACTACGGGCGCGCCGAGGTGTCGAACTACCTCACCGCCAACGCGCTCTACTGGCTCGACGAATATCACGCCGACGGGCTGCGCGTGGATGCGGTGGCCTCGATGCTCTACCGCGACTATTCCCGCCCGGCTGGTGAATGGGTGCCCAACAAGGACGGCGGACGCGAGAACTACGAAGCCATCGCCATGCTGCGCCGGATGAACACGGAAACCTACGGCCAGCACCCCGGAATCCTCACCGTCGCCGAAGAAAGCACTGCCTATCCGGGCGTGTCCTCGCCGGTCGATCAGGGCGGGCTCGGCTTTGGCTTCAAGTGGAACATGGGCTGGATGAACGACACGCTCGAATACATCCACAAAGACCCGATCTACCGCAGTCATCACCACCACCAGATGACCTTCGGGTTGGTCTATGCGTTCTCGGAAAACTTCATCCTGCCGATCAGCCACGACGAGGTGGTGCACGGCAAGGGCTCGATGCTGGGCAAGATGCCGGGCAACGGCTGGGAGAAATTTGCCAACCTGCGCGCCTACTATGGCTTCATGTGGGGTCATCCGGGCAAGAAGCTGCTGTTCATGGGACAGGAGTTCGCGCAGGCGCACGAATGGAACCACGACGCCGAGATCGACTGGCCCTGCCTTGGCGATCCGCAGCACGCGGGGATGCAGCGGCTGGTGCGCGATCTCAACCACCTCTACCGCGACACGCCCGCGTTGCACGCCAAGGACTGCGAGCCCGAGGGCTTTGCTTGGATCGCGGGCGGCGACACAGGCAATTCGGTGCTGTCGTGGATCCGCCGCGGACGCGCCGACGAGCCCGAGGTGGCGGTGATCTGCAACTTCAGCAACGCCGAGCAGCAGGCCTATCGCATCGGCCTGCCCGACACCGGCGTCTGGCGTGAGGCGCTCAACACCGACGCAGAAATTTACGGAGGCGGCAACCGCGGCAATTTCGGCCGTGTCGTCGCCGATGACGAGCCCAGCCATGGCTATCCCGCCTCGGCCGAGCTGTTCCTGCCGCCGCTTTCGGCGATCTTCCTCGTGCGCGAGGAAACTTGA
- a CDS encoding glycogen/starch/alpha-glucan phosphorylase: protein MTTTASLRESVLQHLRYSFGKDPEHAILEDWRMALSYAVRDRITDAWIDATHKTYEAGAKRVYYLSMEFLIGRLIEDGIVNLELVDEAKAVLQEFGKDYAAVLADEPDAALGNGGLGRLAACFLESLSTLGCPAHGYGIRYEHGLFRQSFVDGRQVEQPELWLEQRHAWEFERPEVRYRIGFGGHVDTRGETVRWHPSEVVDAEAYDTPIVGWKGRWANTLRLWSGRAIHPFDLDRFNHGDFAGAAQPEALARTISRVLYPDDTTVEGKELRLKQEYFLTAAALRDILRRFDNQFGDLRKLPAKVAIQLNDTHPAIAGPELVRVLHDERGLSFEESMEIAKGCLSYTNHTLLPEALETWDESLFGRLLPRHIQLIDQIDSTHAKQNPSRLNSMRADHQVKMGPLSFVMAHHVNGVSALHTELMKTTVFEELHNLHPERIVNETNGVTPRRWLLSCNPRLAGLITETIGEDWVDDLEQLQKLEPSIEDAAWLDRYTQVKRDNKAELSNWMGQTYGLHVDPEMLFDVQIKRLHEYKRQHLNILETIAHWAEIRDNPNADWTPRLKLFGGKAAPGYFFAKDIIRLINDAATVINSDPVTAPYLKIAFLPNYNVSLAERMIPAADLSEQISTAGKEASGTGNMKFALNGAPTVGTLDGANVEIREHVGAENFFLFGMTAEEVMERRKIEGHARKAIDADPRLKRALDLIREGRFSPGEPERYHGITSNLEGADYFLVCSDFTDYWRAQREVDVAFKDTRAWAHMAALNTARSGWFSSDRTIRGYMGDIWGATSLL from the coding sequence ATGACCACCACTGCCTCCCTGCGTGAGTCCGTCCTCCAACACCTGCGCTATTCTTTCGGCAAGGATCCCGAGCACGCGATCCTCGAAGATTGGCGCATGGCTTTGAGCTATGCGGTGCGGGACCGGATCACCGACGCGTGGATCGACGCCACGCACAAGACCTACGAGGCAGGTGCCAAGCGGGTGTACTACCTGTCGATGGAGTTCCTGATCGGGCGGTTGATCGAGGATGGCATCGTCAACCTCGAACTGGTGGACGAGGCCAAGGCGGTGCTTCAGGAGTTCGGCAAGGACTACGCCGCCGTGCTGGCAGACGAGCCCGACGCGGCGCTCGGCAATGGCGGCCTTGGGCGGCTCGCGGCCTGTTTCCTCGAAAGCCTGTCGACGCTTGGCTGTCCGGCGCACGGCTATGGCATCCGCTATGAGCATGGCCTCTTCCGCCAGAGTTTCGTCGACGGGCGGCAGGTCGAGCAGCCGGAGCTTTGGCTCGAACAGCGCCACGCGTGGGAGTTCGAACGCCCCGAGGTGCGATATCGCATCGGCTTTGGCGGTCATGTGGACACGCGCGGCGAAACCGTGCGCTGGCACCCGTCCGAAGTGGTGGATGCCGAGGCCTATGACACGCCGATCGTCGGCTGGAAGGGTCGCTGGGCCAACACGCTGCGCCTGTGGTCGGGCCGCGCGATCCATCCGTTCGATCTCGACCGGTTCAACCACGGCGACTTTGCCGGGGCCGCTCAGCCCGAGGCGCTGGCACGCACCATCAGCCGCGTGCTTTATCCCGACGACACCACCGTCGAGGGCAAGGAACTGCGCCTCAAGCAAGAGTATTTCCTCACCGCCGCCGCGCTGCGCGACATCCTGCGCCGCTTCGACAACCAGTTCGGCGACCTGCGCAAGCTGCCCGCGAAAGTGGCCATTCAGCTCAACGACACCCACCCGGCCATCGCCGGGCCGGAACTGGTGCGCGTGCTGCATGACGAGCGCGGCCTGTCGTTCGAGGAGTCGATGGAGATCGCCAAGGGCTGCCTGAGCTACACCAACCACACGCTGCTGCCCGAGGCGCTGGAGACATGGGACGAATCGCTCTTTGGCCGCCTGCTGCCGCGACACATCCAGCTGATCGACCAGATCGACAGCACCCATGCCAAGCAGAACCCCTCGCGCCTCAACTCCATGCGCGCCGACCATCAGGTGAAGATGGGGCCGCTCAGCTTTGTCATGGCGCATCATGTGAACGGCGTCTCGGCGCTGCACACCGAGCTGATGAAGACCACCGTCTTCGAGGAACTCCACAACCTGCACCCCGAGCGCATCGTCAACGAGACCAATGGCGTCACCCCGCGGCGCTGGCTGCTGTCGTGCAACCCGCGGCTGGCGGGCCTGATCACCGAGACCATCGGCGAGGATTGGGTCGATGATCTGGAGCAGTTGCAAAAGCTGGAGCCCTCGATTGAGGATGCCGCTTGGCTCGACCGCTACACGCAGGTCAAGCGCGACAACAAGGCGGAACTGTCGAACTGGATGGGCCAGACCTACGGGCTGCATGTGGATCCCGAGATGCTGTTCGACGTGCAGATCAAGCGCCTGCACGAATACAAGCGCCAGCACCTCAACATCCTCGAGACCATCGCCCATTGGGCCGAGATCCGCGACAACCCCAACGCCGACTGGACGCCGCGCCTGAAGCTTTTCGGCGGTAAGGCGGCACCGGGGTATTTCTTCGCCAAGGACATCATCCGGCTGATCAATGACGCGGCCACGGTGATCAACAGCGATCCCGTCACCGCGCCGTATCTCAAGATCGCATTCCTGCCCAACTACAACGTCAGCCTTGCAGAGCGGATGATCCCCGCCGCTGATCTGTCGGAACAGATCTCGACCGCGGGCAAGGAGGCGTCGGGCACCGGCAACATGAAGTTCGCGCTCAACGGCGCGCCCACCGTCGGCACGCTGGATGGCGCCAACGTCGAAATCCGCGAACACGTGGGGGCCGAGAATTTCTTCCTCTTTGGGATGACCGCCGAGGAGGTGATGGAACGCCGCAAGATCGAGGGCCACGCGCGCAAGGCAATCGACGCCGATCCGCGCCTGAAACGGGCGCTGGACCTCATCCGCGAGGGCCGGTTCTCGCCCGGCGAGCCCGAACGCTACCACGGCATCACCAGCAACCTCGAAGGCGCCGATTACTTCCTCGTCTGCTCGGATTTCACCGACTACTGGCGGGCGCAGCGCGAGGTGGATGTGGCGTTCAAGGACACGCGGGCCTGGGCGCATATGGCGGCGCTCAACACCGCGCGCTCGGGCTGGTTCTCGTCCGACCGGACGATCCGCGGCTACATGGGAGACATCTGGGGCGCGACAAGTCTTCTTTGA
- a CDS encoding glucokinase: MSSSGTAVLADIGGTNTRVALSEGGRLIEGSVKRYRNAESDGIGAVLKHYLAEIGAQPQAACVAVAGPVRDGAGRLTNIDWEIDRPTLAEATGASVISVLNDLQAQGHALGHIAEDCLTPILPGQTASPQAARLVVGIGTGMNAAPVYRLGDRTLVPPSEAGHTAIPVQTEAEMRLLRFIERKHEGPGVEHILSGRGFERVYAWLCDEDGEGEPLEAQQIMEAVQAGTDARALRAIDAFVGMMGRVCSNLALTTLPFGGIYLIGGVARHFGPYLTTGAFEEAFVDRGRFKEFMHQFPVSLVTDDYAALTGCACHLSELPEFSA, encoded by the coding sequence ATGAGCAGCAGCGGCACAGCAGTTCTGGCGGACATCGGCGGCACCAACACGCGCGTCGCGCTCAGCGAAGGTGGCAGGCTGATCGAAGGCTCGGTCAAACGCTACCGCAACGCCGAGAGCGACGGCATCGGCGCCGTGCTCAAGCATTACCTCGCAGAGATCGGCGCGCAGCCTCAGGCGGCCTGCGTTGCCGTGGCCGGTCCGGTTCGCGACGGGGCTGGGCGCCTGACCAACATCGATTGGGAGATCGACCGCCCCACGCTCGCCGAGGCCACCGGTGCCAGCGTGATCTCGGTGCTCAACGATCTGCAGGCGCAGGGCCATGCGCTGGGGCATATCGCCGAGGACTGCCTGACGCCGATCCTGCCCGGCCAGACCGCCAGCCCGCAGGCCGCGCGTCTGGTTGTCGGCATCGGCACCGGGATGAACGCCGCGCCCGTCTACCGGCTTGGCGACCGCACGCTGGTGCCGCCGTCCGAGGCCGGGCATACGGCGATCCCCGTGCAGACCGAGGCGGAGATGCGCCTGCTGCGCTTCATCGAGCGCAAGCATGAAGGCCCCGGCGTCGAGCACATTCTGTCGGGCCGCGGCTTCGAGCGCGTTTATGCGTGGCTCTGCGACGAGGATGGCGAGGGCGAGCCGCTGGAGGCGCAGCAGATCATGGAGGCCGTGCAGGCCGGAACCGACGCGCGCGCGCTGCGCGCCATCGACGCCTTTGTGGGCATGATGGGCCGGGTCTGCAGCAACCTTGCGCTCACCACCCTGCCCTTCGGCGGCATCTATCTGATCGGCGGCGTCGCGCGGCACTTCGGCCCCTATCTGACCACCGGCGCCTTCGAAGAGGCTTTTGTGGATCGCGGCCGCTTCAAGGAGTTCATGCATCAGTTTCCGGTCAGCCTTGTGACCGACGATTATGCGGCGCTCACGGGATGTGCCTGTCACTTAAGCGAATTGCCGGAATTCTCGGCGTGA